The Silene latifolia isolate original U9 population chromosome 4, ASM4854445v1, whole genome shotgun sequence region GGAGATTTTTTTAACTTTCAGTTAGTTTCGTATACTATTTCGTGCGTTAAAGAGTAATTCGGCGAACTAATAAGTAAATGAGTAAGTTATCGAGTAATTTTAATGATAAATAGACGATAGCAAAAACAATAAATAAGGTCATGGTATAGACTAATGTATAGAGTTTAGGGGTACACCATAGAGTATAAAAAAAAGAAGGGGTACAACGTAGAAAACCGAAAACCACGAAGGTACACCACAGAATATCCCAAACTTTAATTATCGTACCAAAGGGTGTCACCTGTACCGACATCAgcctttaaaaaaaaatgaatctACAAACGCACATACGAACTCACAATGACTGTCAATGTTCTCACAATTCAATTAAGCGACTCCGTTTGATGCAGGAGCTAGTAACCAGGACAATCAACTATTCCATGGTCAAGCAACTCAGGCAACAACAGGCCACAACTACTCCTACCTGGCCACTGATCAGTCTACTTTGCTGGGTCACAAGTATCAGTACAAGGCAAACcatcagctgccaccatggccagctgataGAACACTCATGTGAGCATCAAAAAGTCCTAAGGAGCCAGGCCCAATTCTTATTGCAAAGTATTGAAAAAACCAGTCTGAAAACAAGTTGCAGAAAAAGGGAGATTCCAAAAAGTAACATTGCCATTTATGGACAAACCAAGAGGGAGCTGTGTGAGGAGCTTCTTTGGCTTGAGTTTCCATAAATCAGAAGATACCTTGATCCCAAGTCAAGACCAAAGGAGACCACTCGTCCTCACATGAACAGAAAAAAACAACAACTGCCACAGAAAAGCATGAAAGGCAACAAAGATGTCACTGTCacctgactgtcctctgcaatcTCTTTTATTTTCACCCTAGTTTACATTTATGATCTTTTGCCGTTGTAATATATTATTTAGACTCTTGTCCTCATGTATGGGacaatcctggcccttagatgaaCTTTCTTTTCATGTTTAACCTAAAAGCAatgcctatataaggacccttgCATCAGACTGTTAGAGGCAGCtgattttatgaatgaaacctgagttTACTCTCAATTCAAATCTCTTAAATCTTATGTTTAGAAGCATAGGTTAGAGTCAGGCTTATTAATACTCTGTGCTTGCTGTGAGTATTGAATAAGAACCTGGTAACAAGGTGAGAACAGTCCTGTGCTTGCTGTGGATTGTTTGAGCTTTGTTGTCTGTTTCAACTCGAGTATTCCTGTGTTAAGCTGTGGTTTCCTTGagttaaacatcctaaattgttAAGTTAACTTCTTGTGCTTGCTGTGGAAGGTAGTTAAACAATTATATCTCAAATTTGTCTCCTTTATTCCACACTTTCATCCACATTGTCAAACTGCTCCTTTCAGTTCAGGTTTAGTAATTTGTTTAAATTACTTCCGAGTCTCCTAAAATCCTACAATTTTAGCAGAATTTAGCTAAGGTGTCAAGGTTAATTACTGCAAATTTTCATGAATTTAGGAGTCCTTTAGAGTGCATAAACCAAATTTAAAAGTTAGTCCTTTTTCTGCAGTTTCACAAATTGTCAAAATTATTGTAAAGAGTGGGTGTTTACACATCACCGTTAATCATCTAGATCATATAAACGTATACATAAATTCCGTAGCAGCTTTGGCATACTCAACATGAGACTTATTTAATCTTCAAACGTGGCTCTCTCTCTATAACctcccccttctctctaaaaaaaagaAAACCCTAATCTTTGCTTCTGACCCGCCGCCTCCCCCTTCCAATCTCTTCCCCTCCTTCTCCCCCTACCCATCGCCGGAGATGGGGTCACTCTTTGACCCATCTCCGGTGATTATCCACGAATCCTCTTGATGGCGGCCCCATTATGGCTTGATCTCACCCCCCTCTTTCTTCGGTTCGTGATTTCCGTCGTCCTCGTCCGGTGGGTTTGACTGGGTTTGTTGTGGTTTTGCTGAGGTCGATCCGTTCGGCGTGCCCTTGTCCTGTCATCGAAGCACCGCGTGCGATCCAGGGGTGTTTCCCCTCTCCCTCGCCCCTTTCCCCACCCCTGGTAAGTCCCGTTGTCTTGAAGTCGCCGGTCGTCGGTGTGTCTAGTCGATGAGCATAGCTCATCTGGGTGGTGTCTTCTGTTAAGGGTGTTGTGATTTGGGACGATCTGGTGTTTCCCCTTCCCCTCGCCCCCTCCCCCACCAGATTGGTCCAAGTTCCTGGTGCTCTTTTTTCGGTCCGATGTGTTTAGGTTGGTTGGGTTACACGTGTGCCGATGGTCCTGGGGGGGTTCGTTTTAGAATTTGGAGTCTCAGTGGCTGGTGTTTGTTGGATGGACCGTGTCTTCGTGGTTGTATGGTCGCGTCCGGCTGTTTCTTTGTTGGGGTTTGGTCAAGTTTGTTGGGGTCCGTGTTCCTGTTTGAGGCGTGTTGGGTAGGGTGGGTTTGGGTTTCCGGGGATGACGTTGGTTGGGTCTGAGGTGGTGCTTTTCTCATCTTGGTATGATGTTGATTCTGCTTTTCCTGTCATTTCCttgtcttttaattaattttagtggTAAGCCTTGTCCTCTTAATGGTGTTAGTGGTGCGGTGTTTGTGTCTTTGGGGGTTCGTGTTACTCATTGTATGTTAGCCTTCTCGGACGGTCTGTTCTATGATCAATGGATGCGTTGTCTTGGGTGTAGGAGATTTATCTCCGTCGAGGGCAGGCTCCGTCTTGCTTCTCATCTTTTCTTTCTACGTTCTTTTCGCAAGAGCGTAAGTGCACCTTGTCATTGTCACTCCGTCGGCTATATGAATCGCTTGTTTTTGGAGGTCTTCCGTGTTAATGAAGTTGACATCAACGATCGTGACCAAGCTGCCGTCTTCCGCCTTTCTACCATCATCCTTCCTGCTTACCCTAATGTTGTAGATTTAATTTTGAATAATGGTTATGTAATCTCTATGTATGGCTTTGTAGTGCTAGATTTAGTTATGAAGTGTCTGGTGCTACCTAGTCGAGTAGCTTACGTTGTATCGGTTacaataatgtaagttattcacctgttgtcaaaaaaaaaaaaaaaaaaaaaaattccgtagCAGCAAAACCGTACACAAAATAACATGTGGCATTTCATCGAACATCTGATGTATCCGACAGAAAACGGCGAAATTTGAATCAAAGTTTGAGTAAGTTAGTCACGGTCTATGATCCACCCTTAGAAAACAAGTTCAGGAAGAAGTAAATTAGTTGTAAAAAAATTCCCTACCACCAATCCGTGTGTCGGAGATGTGAAGGCCAACATCCGAGCATCGGAACTCGGTGTGTCCGGCCTGGAAGTGCTACAAcccctaaaaaaaatgaaaatacatTTAAGATGATAGAAATAGGATTGCAAAAGGTGGATAGTTTTACAGAAGTTTACTATTAAATCCGAGAGGTTTTCTTTTCGTAAAATACTGACGTCACTTAAGGGCAGAAGCACGCTCAGCAGTGTCACGCCGTTATCCTCTACAGTATAAGATACAGAGTGTATAAGAAACAAAGTACTCTAAAACCCATTACCATAAACCCTACTCTTCTCTTCAGTAAATCACTCCTTACCTAAAAAGAAAACCTGGACTTGCAACAATGTCCACCCTCTTCCTTCGACGCCCTTGCAAAACCCTGGGCAACAAAGTGGAGTGGTCCCTGATATGGGCCCGACCAATGGGCGGCGGCCCACGCACCTTCCCCGGCGGCTTCAACAAATGGAAATGGAGGCGTCTTCACGAGAAGAAGGCTATGGACAAGGAGAAGCGTCTCCTTGATCAAGAGAAGCAGCTTTACCAGGCTCGTCTTCGCTCTCAAATTAGGGTTTCCACCGTCTCCGTCTCCCCCGATTCCAATTCTCACTCCCACTCCCCTCTTTCCCCTCGTGATCACGTTAAGGCCCTCGCTGACCGGTTCGTCAAACCCGGGGCCGAAGACCTCTGGACCGCTGCTGACGGCCCGCTCCACGACCCGGCTCCTAATTTCCAGCAGAAGAGAGGTTATTGTTCCttgaatttcaatttcaatttgcaGCACAGGAGGGGGTTTTCGAGTTGTACGCAGCCTAGGAAACCTAAAAAGAGGAGATATGGAGGTTCATCcagtgaagaagatgatgatgatgaggattacCCCGTGCTCCCTTTGCTCCCTGAAAATGCCAGGTGGCCTAAGTTTAGTGTCGAAAAACCCAAGCAGAAAGAGGAACGAGGGAGGAAAGGCGCCAGGGGGTTTATAGGTAGCGCTGTTTTAGGaaagtatgatgctaagataaCCAAAACAAGGATGAAGGACAAACCCGAACCTTTGACCATTCACGAAATTAAGCAACAGGTTATGCTCCGCAAATTAGCAGCTGAAAACCCGCTACATGAGAATGTCGTCCATGCTCAACCTGATGACGATGAGGTTGTTGACGATTTTGTTTCTACTGGCAAGAGGTGCGTCATTCCTATTACTTTTCACTTGCTCAAGACGGCCGGCGTATATTAGCAGTCTAATAATTTAGACTATACTTCAGACCATAGGAAAAGATATAATCACTGATTGGTATTTGTGCCAGTGATGCAGTCTAGATTTCTTGGATTAAACTTGGTATCAGAAGATATTTACTGTTATGCTTGTGAGAGTGATACATTGTCTGGCTCCATTTCGAAGGTTGAATTCAACTTATGCTTGCTATTTTAGGTTTGATCAGTGCGGCATTTCTCCTCTGACAGTGAAAGCATTGAGTAATGCGGGCTATATTACGATGTCTAAAGTCCAAGAAGATACACTTTCTCTTTGTCTCAACGGTAAGACTGCTTTATGTAATGTCCTTTTCATGTTCGACAAATCAAATCTGGTTCTGTTAGTTGATATTTCCTTTTGTGTCGGTCTCACCAATTGCGATAGCTGTTCCTCCAGAGTTCCTGTTGATTTTCAATTAATTTGGCTCCCTACCTAACTTGCTTTGTAGCATCACTAAGCTATCAAGTAACATTATGTACTCATGTTTGGATGGTAAAGTAGGTAATCACCACAAACTTTATGTTCTGTTTTGTCGCAGGAAATGACGTTTTAGTCAAAGCTAAAGCTGGCACAGGAAAGACAGCTGCTTTTCTGGTATAAAATCAGCAACCTTTTTTTGGTGGGAACAATCTCGTTTCGTATAGTGATTCTTTTTCAATGTCGTTATTAAATAAAAACAGCTTCCTGCAATTGAAACAGTTCTAAAGGCGATAAGCAGTGACAAAGTTCAGCGTGTAGCTCCGATATATGTTCTTGTACTTTGCCCCACTAGGGAACTCGCTTGTCAGATTGCTGCAGAAACACGTGCTTTGTTAAAGTATCATGATGGACTAGGCGTCCAAGTGATAAGTGGTGGTACACGTTTCAAGGACGATCTTAGACGTCTTGAATCAGATCCTTGCCAGGTTTGTTATTCATCTAGCATACTTGCTGTGTAGGCTTGTAGCTGAGCTTTTGATGATTTTGTGCTATTATGATTGCTCCGTGCTCCAAGAACCATCCTTACATTTGAACCACTGTAATGGTCTTGCCATAACTAGATTTTCCCACAGTGTCAAGGGGCATTAGCCAGTGGCGGGATAGGGAGAAGGGGGGCAGGGCACTGGGTTGTATGCATGCAGCCTTACCCTTGTTCTAAGTGTTAACAACACAAAGTGACAGTTATGGGATGATCCATGATGAAAACTGCATCGAGTGTTGTCTTACTTCTATATCAAATTTTCGTAGATTCTGGTTGCCACTCCTGGTAGATTACTGGATCATGTTGAGTCCAGATCCGGCTTGTCTGTGCGATTGATGGGGCTTAAAATGCTTGTACTTGATGAAGCTGATCATCTGCTGGACCTTGGATTCAGGAAGGACATGGAGAGAATTGTTGATTGTTTACCTCGTGAGCGACAGTCTTTGCTGTTCTCTGCAACAGTCCCAAAAGAGGTTatgctttttttcttttcttttttttgcgcAAGAAAGGCACATCCAATTTTTTTCATCCACTTGGGGAAGAAAATCAGAATAGATCTTTCAAACAAGAACCACTAATGAGAGTTAACATAAGAAGCATTAAGACTCTCCACCACCTCTTCAATAAGTAACTCATGCCTAGCTAGCATCCTAATACTAACTGAGACCTGTGAAAATCCTGGAATTACGTTCCTGCCAAATAGCATATGTAGTGGCTCCAATGCAACTGGTATACTGGTATACCAACCAATCTTCCAGTGTTTTCTTGCCCTCCTAGAAGCAATCCATTCAAGTTCAATCCACATATCCATGGTCCTGCTCCTCATTTGTACCCAACTCAAGACATATCGTCAAAGTTCAGCAGCATAATTACATTTAAAAAACAGATGCTGATGTGTTTCACTAGCAATTTTGCAAAAGGAGCAACGATTAATCAATATTAGCCCCCCTCTTATTGATGTTATCTAGAGTGGCCAGCTTCTTTTGTATAGCAAGAGAAGTAATAAATCTGTGTTTAGGTACGGCACTCTCATGCCATATAGTTTGATCCCACTTAATCTGCTCAAACGAGGTCTCAAGATATTATACATTCGCCCAATCTTGAATGTTCCACTCAAAGCACACCTGTTAAGAAGATCCCGTGCAGCAGGAATGTCCCCTGTAAGTTGGACCAGTGTATCCCTCATAGTGAGGATGCTTTTCCAGCTTTCAGAATGATGAGGCTTAGGGGCAGTCATCCAAACAGAATTTTGCTTGACATTATAAGCAACATTCCATACAGACCAGATGGTGTCAGTTGCATTATCGATTTTCCATAGCCACCTACACACAGCAGCCCTGTTCTAGGAGAGAACCTCTTTAATGTTAAATCCACCTTCACTCCAGGAGTCCAGGGGCAGCAATAAGCCTTCCAACTTTTCatgtacattttattatgacCCTCTACATTCCAAATAATTTCCCTGCAAAATCTATTAATCTTCTTCAATACAGCTTTAGACAAAAGCAAGATAGAACTCCAGTAGTTATCCAGGCCAAATATAATGGAATTCAATAATTGAAACCTACCAGCATACGACAAGAGTTTAGTAGTCCAATGCTTCATAGCTTTCTGAATGTTACAAATAAGCTCACCATACATATTCACTTTCAGTTTACTGTCCATTAAGGGCATACCCAAGTATTTGAAGGGAAGCCACCCTCAACATATCCAGTAATAACCTTTATTTGTTCCTTAATTTCCTCACTAACTCCTCCAAAGTAGATATTTGTTTTCTCATAATTATCGTACAAACCAGAGAATTTAGCAAATTGATCCAAAGTTGTAGCAACAGCCTGCACAGAGGGAACATCACCTCTAATAAAGACCATGAGGTCGTCAGCAAAAATAAGATGGGTAAGATGAATCTTGGCACGTTTAGGGTGATAAGACACCTGATGGAGCATACAAATCTGTCTAAGATATCGGGAGAGTATCTCCATCCCAAGGACAAATAGGTAAGGGGAAAGAGGATCCCCTTGTCTAAGTCCAGCAGTACCTTTGAAAAACCCAGTGTCACTTCCATTAATCCTTAAGGTGAACCATGTACTAGTTATACATCCCATTATCCACTTATCAAACTGTGTAGGAAAGTTCAGACTTAAAATCATATCATATCCTCTACGAAATTCCATTGAATGGAGTCATATGTCTACCTTTATGAGACTCCTTGGGGAACAAGTCTGTACAGCATAacctttgactagagactgtgaAAGCATCATGTTCTCAAAAATAATCCTGCCATGAACAAAAGCACCCTGCTCTTTACCTACCAACATAGGAAGTAGAGGCTTTAATCTATTTACCAAAATCTTACTAATGGTTTTGTAGAAGACAGTGCAACAGGCAATTGGTCGATAGTCAAGAACAGTAGCCACAACAGGCTTTTAGGGATGAGAGTTAGCACTGTAATGTTGGCCTGCTTGGTCATTTTCCCAGTTCTGAAATAGTCCATCACAGTATTGACAAAATCCTCTCCAATAATAGACCATGAAGATTTAAAAAaccccagaagaaaacccttcaTAGCCTAGACTTTTATTGTCATTAATAGCAAAAAGAGCTTTCTGAATCTCATCAGTGGAGACAGGAAGGCATAGAGGACCATGCTCTTCAGAAGATAAGCAGTAGCCTTTTGCAATAAAAgttttatcttgttttacagtCTCCACTTTTTGACCTAAGAGATGTTGATAGTAATCCACAAAGGCAGCATTAACATTATCAATGCCTTGAACCAACAATACTTTGATTTTCCCTTACAGCTATTTTGGCCAAGAAATATCGAGTAGAACAATCAGCCAGTTTAATATTTTGAATCTTAGCTCTTTGGTAAAGCATTTGTAGTTCAGCCTTTTTCAGTTTAGAATATTGATCAATTAGCTGTGCTTCCTTCTCTAATAAGTCAAGATTAAACCTGGTCTGTTGAATTTCCATCTGACATTGCTTGAGATTATTCTTAACATCATCAACTCTAGCAGTAAACCCACTATAGTGTTCCTTGTGCAGTTTAAAGAGTCCCCATCTGACAGCTTTAAGCTTACGAAAAAAATTGTAAATAGAAGACCCTTGGCAATAATAATCCCATCCCTCCTGAACAATTTGTCCATATAAAGGATGATCAAGCCAACAATTCAAAAAACTAAATCTCTTTTTGCACTGCCTATCCTCAAACACAGTAACAAGTAAAGATGAGTGATCAGAAATACCAGGCAGGAAGTTATTAACTGAAGACCCTGGATATTCTGTAAGCCAAGCATTGTTAACCATTGCTCTATCCAATCTAGACCAAACTCTAGTGCCATCCTTGTGTTTATTTGTCCAGGAGAAATCACAGCCATGACTCCTTAGATCCTCTAATTGACAGCTAGAAATACAATTGTTAAAAGCCATCATCTCAGAAATACTAGGAGGATTAGGACCCGATCTCAGTAGTATTGCTAACAATATTAAAATCCCCCAAGGCGATCCATCTAGTAATAGTATGAGAAAGATGAATAAGTTGCTCCCAAAGAAACTCTCAACCATTTGCATCATTATAACCATATATCATAGTTATATCCAACTTTTTTTGAGTTGCATGATGAAGAACTTCACCATGTATAAATTGCTGATGAACTACAGTAGAAAGGACAGTGACAGTCCTAGGATTCCAGAACACCCATACCCTTCCATTGTAGTTAAATGTATAATTGTTAATAACCATGAAACCAGGAAATTTTTTAGTAATACTAGTAGCATTTATTTCCTTAACCCTTGTCTCCAAACCTAGATAAAGAGGTTATGCTTTAATTCCTGTTAAAAGTCCAAAACTTGTCAGGTGTTTAGGCTCAGTGCTACAACATATCTTTGTGAGGTTCTCAATCGTGGTCATCTATGTATTCAGGTTCGCAGAATTTCTCAGCTTGTTCTGAAAAGGGAGCATGTTTGCATAAACACTGAGGATGAAAATTGTCCAGAAACAAACTCTAAGGTACAGTGCCGGCATCTGATCAAATCTTTGTGTTGAAGTTGCTTGCTTTATAAGCACTTGAAACAAATTTcagatttatttatttgtcactTTGAAGTAGTACAATAACGTAGATGTGAGTCTGATCAAAGGTTTCTACTTTCTAATGAAGGAAGTGCTATTATTAAATCAGTGTTTTCCAAGATTATGTTTGTAGCAAGAATGTGTTTGGGGTTGGCAAATCTGTGATGGTTTGTTGTAGCTCTAGCATCTGCATAAGTTCCGAAAGGAAACCTTAAAAGCGATTTTCTTTGACGCATGGTAAATATGAAAATCAATGAAATGATTCCCCACCAATTTCGGGTCCGGTGTTCATCAGATAAATTAATATTTGTAGGTTGTTCTAGGAAGGGTTACTGTTTCTTCTTGACAATATATCGGTCGGTTGGTGGTTTATAGCGATCTGTGGTGGAGGATTTTGTGCATAAACTTGCATGTTTACAAATGAAGTTGCGAAATGCTTTTAGCTTTTGTTGCAACTCTTAACATTGTTGTCCCCAGATTTTAATGCTGTAGTCTTCTCTAATGTCATGGCATGCTATTTTCTGTTAACTCCAGCCTGAAATTTATAATTAGTTCTCAAATTGCAAAGAAGGGGCCGATGGTGGGTAATGGGTAGGTTGAACTTGTGTAGTCCAAATTAAGGGATAATCTGCTAGTTTAATTCTTTTCGACGCAGAATAGATAAGCTGTTGGTGAAAGCACTAAGGTGTCCCTGTTTCTCTTATGATTATAAAATTTTGATGGGCCTGTCTTCTGTACAAGTAGGACCGCCAGTTGATTTCCCTGTATAAGATACTTTCATAgacaatttcttttcttttcttttctttttttgcaAGAAAGATGGCATCTTTATTCATCCATATAGGGCAAATAAAAAAAATCTTACAAAAAGCAGATGACCACAAAAAAGACCCGAGTTCAAACTCTTTAACAGTTTCCATATTACACTCACCTTCCCCATTCAAAAGCCTAACACTGTGAAAGAATTTTACTTGAGCAGCAACTAGTCAGACGTGTGAGAGACCATGGAAAATCCTACAGTTTCTTTCCTCCCACAGCAAATATATAGCAGCAATAAGACTTCGACTACGCCATTGAGATCTCGATCTCTTCCTCTGTTTCCTGCCCTTATATCTCTTAAGCTCATAGTTCAGGCTCTGCGGCCTTTGGGGTTGGTTATACCCAGCCATACAATACCAAAAGCTGTTCCATGACATGTACAGCAAACAGGCAAGCAAAGAACATGTGACTGAGTTTCCTCATCATGTTGGCAAAGAGCACACCTGTTAGGTAAACAGAATCCCTTACGCTTCAAATGGTCAACAATAGGTAAGCGATCCTTGGCAAATGATGCAACAAAGCTGTGCTTTGGTAGACAAATAGAATTCCAAATTACCTTATATCCCACTCTTTTCCTAGATTTCTCTCTAAAGAAGTCATACCCTTTGGAAGCATTAAATTGATTATTGATGGTGCAAGAAGAGAGAAGGGAGAAAACTCATCCTTATTCCCAATAGCATGATTGCAAGGCAGAAGTTTTCAGTCCCAAACACCACAGGATTAAGAAGCTGGGTTCTCCATGCATAGGATAGCATTTGAGTAGACCAATGTCCCACATACTTCTTTATTTTGAGCAGCAGAGCCTCATACATAACATGACTAAGTCTAGAAGTATTAAGAGAGAGACCCAAGATATCTGAAGGGAAACCTGAAACCAGAAGCCTTCAGTATGTCAGCCTTGACATTGTCCTTGGCCCCACCAAGGTAAATCTCAGTTTTCGAAGGGTTTGCATGTAAGCTGGAAAAGCAAGCAAAATCCTGAAGGGAATCTACAACATGCTGGACAGAGGGGAGATCACCTCTAGTGAAGCTCATCAGATCATCAGCAAATGTTAAATGAGTGAGCATTATCCTGGAGCATTTGGGGCGATAGGAAAAGAGAGTCGAGAGGCTTGTTTTGGAAATTTCTCAAGTATCCAGGATAACAACTTCATACTAAAAACAAAGATGTAAGGTGAAAGGGGACCCCCTTGTGTAATTCCACATTCCCCTTTAAATAACCAGAACACTTCTCATTCAATTTGAGAGAAAAACTAGTAGTTGTGATATAAGCCATAATCCACTCTATGAACTCTCCGGGAAAATTATAAGCAATCAACATACTTTCAACAAACTTCCAATTGATGGAATCG contains the following coding sequences:
- the LOC141653791 gene encoding putative DEAD-box ATP-dependent RNA helicase 48, translated to MSTLFLRRPCKTLGNKVEWSLIWARPMGGGPRTFPGGFNKWKWRRLHEKKAMDKEKRLLDQEKQLYQARLRSQIRVSTVSVSPDSNSHSHSPLSPRDHVKALADRFVKPGAEDLWTAADGPLHDPAPNFQQKRGYCSLNFNFNLQHRRGFSSCTQPRKPKKRRYGGSSSEEDDDDEDYPVLPLLPENARWPKFSVEKPKQKEERGRKGARGFIGSAVLGKYDAKITKTRMKDKPEPLTIHEIKQQVMLRKLAAENPLHENVVHAQPDDDEVVDDFVSTGKRFDQCGISPLTVKALSNAGYITMSKVQEDTLSLCLNGNDVLVKAKAGTGKTAAFLLPAIETVLKAISSDKVQRVAPIYVLVLCPTRELACQIAAETRALLKYHDGLGVQVISGGTRFKDDLRRLESDPCQILVATPGRLLDHVESRSGLSVRLMGLKMLVLDEADHLLDLGFRKDMERIVDCLPRERQSLLFSATVPKEVRRISQLVLKREHVCINTEDENCPETNSKVKQSYVIVPHDMHFQVVYQLLKKHISGMPDYKVIVFCTTGMVTSLMYLLFREMRLNVREIHSRKPQFYRSRIADEFKESKRLILISSDVSSRGMDYPDVSLVIQVGIPSDRLQYIHRIGRTGRAGKYGEGILVLAPWEEHFLEEIRDLHVEKSSAPHISPEVKLKMEDSMSKVDTSVKEAAYHAWLGYYNSIKETGRDKTSLVKWANQFCVSIGLEKPPALFRKTAVKMGLKDIPGIRLRK